GTCTAATGTTTTTCATGAAAATCCTTTTTTAATACGCGTGAGTGCAGCTAAAATAGCATAACCTTGGATATTAAGATCATTTAAAAACAATTGACAATCCGGGTTTATAAGTTTTGGTGGAAATAAATACAAAATAACCATGATGCGTGCTAATTATTAAATAATCGTTCGTTGGTTGTAACCGACGAGGTAAAATAATCAGAATAAATGCCGCAACTTTCTGCTGCAAATCAGGATAAAATCCTGTACAATATGTGACAATTTTTTATCCATTTAAATTTTAGAAGAGTGCTATGGCTGATTTAAACCTTTACAGAAACATTGGTATCTTCGCTCACGTCGATGCTGGAAAAACCACGACTACCGAACGTATTCTCAAACTGACCGGTAGAATCCATAAAATGGGTGAGGTTCACGAAGGTGAATCAACAACCGACTTCATGGAGCAGGAAGCCGAGCGCGGCATTACCATCCAGTCAGCAGCGGTCAGTTGCTTCTGGAAAGGCACCCGCTTCAATATTATCGATACCCCGGGCCACGTTGACTTCACGGTTGAAGTGTATCGTTCACTGAAGGTACTCGATGGCGGTATCGGTGTATTCTGTGGTTCAGGCGGTGTTGAGCCTCAGTCAGAAACCAACTGGCGCTATGCGAACAACTCCAAAGTTGCCCGTTTGATTTTCGTCAACAAACTCGACCGTATCGGGGCAAACTTCCTGAAAGTCACCGAACAGATTAAAAAAGTCCTCGGTGCTAACCCTTTAATCATGACATTGCCTATCGGTATTGAAGAGAACTTCGTCGGTGTGGTCGATTTATTAACCCGTAAAGCCTATGTCTGGGATGAAACAGGCCAACCAGAAAATTACAGCGTAACGGATGTTCCTGCCGATATGCACGACGATGTTGAAACCTATCGTGCGCAATTGATTGAAACTGCGCTTGAGATGGACGATGAACTGCTGATGGGTTATCTCGAAGGGGTTGAGCCTTCAATCGAAGAAATCAAGCGTTGTATCCGTATTGGTACGCGTGAATTGGCCTTCTTCCCAACCTATTGCGGTTCAGCCTTTAAAAACAAAGGGATGCAGTTGTTGTTGGATGCAGTCGTTGACTACTTACCAGCTCCGCATGAAGTGAATCCACAGCCTTTGACCAACGCTGAAGGCGAGCCAAACGGTGAATTTGCTCTCGTTTCACCCGACGAGCCCTTCCGTGCTCTGGCCTTTAAAATCATGGATGACCGTTTCGGCGCCTTGACTTTCGTCCGTATTTATTCAGGAAAACTGAATAAAGGGGACACCATTCTTAATTCCTTTACCGGTAAGACAGAACGTGTCGGCCGTATGGTTGAGATGCAGGCCAATGAGCGTAATGAATTACAAAGTGCAGAAGCGGGCGACATTATCGCTATCGTCGGTATGAAAAACGTTCGCACCGGTCACACGCTTTGCGATCCAAATCACGAGTGTACACTGGAAGCGATGGTTTTCCCTGAGCCGGTTATTTCCATTGCCGTTTCGCCTAAAGACAAAGGCTCAACCGAGAAAATGAGTATTGCCATTGGTAAAATGGTTGCCGAAGATCCCACATTCAGAGTTGAGACGGATGAAGATTCAGGCGAAACCATTCTTCGTGGTATGGGTGAATTACACCTCGATATTAAAGTCGATATCTTAAAGCGTACTTACGACGTGGAATTGATTGTCGGTCAGCCACAGGTGGCTTACCGTGAAACAATCACCAAATCCATTCAGGACAGCTACACCCACAAAAAACAATCCGGTGGTGCTGGTCAATACGGTAAGATTGATTATACGATTGAACCCGGCGAGCCGAACAGTGGTTTCACTTTCCTCACTTCCGTTGTGGGTGGAAACGTACCCAAGGAATTCTTCCCAGCCATTGAGAAAGGTTTCCGCTCCATGATGGGCACTGGACCTCTGGCCGGCTTCCCTGTACTGGATGTGGTCATTAACCTCACTGACGGTGCTTACCACGCCGTTGACTCATCCGCGATTGCGTTTGAAATTGCGGCCAAAGGCGCGTTTCGTCAATCCATGCCAAAAGCAGGTCCTCAGTTGCTTGAGCCCATCATGAAGGTTGACGTTTACAGTACAGAAGAAGATGTCGGTAACGTGATTGGTGACTTGAACCGTCGTCGCGGTATGATTTCCGGTCAGGAACCAAGTGCTGCCGGTGTTCGCATCAAGGCCGATGTTCCCCTTTCAGAAATGTTTGGTTACATCAGCACCCTGCGTACCCTCACATCAGGTCGTGGTCAATTCTCCATGGAATTCTCTCACTACGCGCCTTGCCCAACCAGCGTGGCGGAAGCAGTGATTGCCAAAGAGAAAGAAAAGAAAGCCGCATTGGCCAAATAAGCCTGTCGGTGTTTTTAAAAGCCCTGTTCAGTTTACGCTGGCAGGGCTTTTTCATTTAACGGGTTATTCAATTAACAGGAAATCAGGTCGAACCGATCCGCGTTCATCACTTTCGTCCAGGCGGCAACAAAGTCGTGCACAAATTTTTCTTTGTTATCGTCCTGAGCATAGACTTCCACATAGGCACGGAGGATGGAGTTGGAGCCAAACACCAGATCCACCCGCGTGGCGGTCCACTTCAGAGTGCCTGTTTTACGATCGCGAATCTCGTACAGATGAGGTCCTGCTGGTTTCCATGTGTAGGCCATATCGGTCAGATTAACAAAGAAATCAGTGGTTAGAACCCCTTCACGCTCGGTCAGTACGCCGTGCCTGGTGTTGTTATAATTCGTCCCTAACACCCGCATCCCACCAACCAACACCGTCATTTCAGGGGCTGTCAGGCCGAGGAGTTGTGTTTGATTGAGTAAAAGCTCTTCGGGACGAACAGGTGACTCCTCCTTAAGCCAATTACGATAACCATCGTGAAGGGGTTCCAGTACGGCAAAAGAATCGACATCCGTCATGGCGTCAGTGGCATCGCCGCGTCCTGGAGCAAAAGGAACGGTAATGTCAAAACCAGCCGCTTGAGCTGCCTGCTCAATCCCGACATTGCCAGCAAGAACGATCACATCGGCCACGCTGGCACCGGTTTCTGCGGCAATTCCTTCGAGGACCGTCAGAACCTTTGCCAGACGATGCGGCTCATTACCTTCCCAGTCTTTTTGTGGTGCCAGGCGAATGCGTGCGCCATTCGCACCGCCCCTCTTATCGGAACCGCGGAACGTCCGGGCACTGTCCCAGGCTGTGGAAACCATATCGCCGATACTTAACGCGCTGGCCCGGATTTTCTCTTTGACGGCGGCAACATCATACGCTTTATTACCTGCCGGAACAGGATCCTGCCAAATCAAGTCCTCAGTAGGCACATAAGGCCCAATGTACCGTGCCTTTGGCCCCATGTCTCTATGGGTTAGTTTGAACCAGGCGCGCGCAAATACCTCTGAAAAATAAGCCGGATCCTTGTAGAACCGTTCAGCGATTTGACGATAAACGGGATCTTTCTTCATGGCCATGTCGGCATCTGTCATGATCGGATTGTGGCGGATGGCCGGGTCTGCCACATCGACGGGTTTGTCTTCTTCTTTGATGTTAATCGGCTCCCACTGCCAGGCCCCGGCAGGGCTTTTTTTCAGTTCCCAATCATAGGTCAGGAGGAGATAAAAATAGCCGTTATCCCATTGAGTGGGATGCGTTGTCCAGGCTCCTTCAAGACCACTGGTCACGGCATAACGACCCATGCCGCCAAGCCAGCCAAGCCCTTGATCGTCGACATTGGCGGCTTCAGGCGCAGGTCCCAAGTGTTGGGGATCGCCGTTGCCATGGCATTTACCCACCGTATGACCACCCGCCGTCAACGCGACAGTCTCCTCGTCATTCATCGCCATGCGTCGGAAGGTTATACGCACATCCTGAGCGGTGCGCAGTGGATCAGGATGCCCGCCAACCCCTTCAGGATTCACATAAACCAAGCCCATTTGCACGGCGGCCAGTGCATTTTCGAGGGATTCACGGGTGTCGTCAGCATAACGTTCAGTGCCCAGCCATTCTTTTTCTGAGCCCCAGTAAATGTGTTTTTCGGGATGCCAGATGTCCTCACGGCCAAAACCAAAACCAAAGGTTTTAAGCCCCATGGATTCATAAGCGACGGTTCCGGCAAAGACAATCAAATCCGCCCAACTGAGACGATTGCCGTATTTTCTTTTAATCGGCCATAATAATCGCCGCGCTTTATCCAGGTTCACGTTATCCGGCCAGGAGTTCAGTGGCGCAAAACGCTGACCGCCCGTACCCGCACCGCCTCGACCATCGGCTATACGATAGGATCCGGCAGCATGCCAGGACATGCGGATCATGAGGCCGCCGTAGTGACCCCAATCAGCAGGCCACCAGCTTTGACTATCCGTCATCAATGCGAGCAAATCCTTCTTCAGTTCCTCAAAATTCAGCTTTTTTACTTCCTCCCGGTAGTTAAAGTGTTTTCCCATGGGATTGGTTTGCGTATCCTGCTGATGCAGGATGTCGAAATTTAAATTTTCTGGCCACCAGTCAAAGCTCGCGTGGCCCGTTGATAAGATACCGTGCAACGCAGGGCATTTTGAGGTGGTATTGATGGGTGTTGTATCCATAGTATCTGCCGGTAATCCATTAATAATGTCATCGTTTTTTACTATATACTGAGAAGTCTGGGTGACGCAATTCAAAGGGGCGAGGGATTCTGTACTGTTAATCAGTCGTTTTTTAATGTGGGGGGGCTGGCAGGGGCGTCAGTAAAAGGAATATTCATTCGCGTCTGTCCATACCTCATGAGTATAGCGTGTATTGACCAGTTTGAAGTGACGATAAATGACCATGTCCGGCCAATCATGTTTTGTATTGTTATGCCTGTTCACACGATTTGCATGCGTTGCCCCCGGCGAGTGCCAAATTCAAACTGTCTTTTATTATGTACTTGAAAACCGTACTATTTGTTATGGCTTCTAACCCATGATGGCTATAAAAATTAATATCTATTCAAAAAAAGTTAAAAAATTTGTCTATGCCGGTATCGCGTTAGCCTCTGTCTTGACACTAGGAACAGTGGGCTACTGGTTCATCGGTCAGGGTGACTACTCCCTGGTGGATTGTTTTTACATGACGTTCATTACCATCGCCACCATCGGTTACAGTGAAGTGATTGATTTGGATAATAACGCCCTGGGGCGATTATTTACGGTTTTTATCGCACTCTCCGGCATAGGGGTTGCCACCTACATTATTACCAATCTGACTGCTTTTATGGTGGATGTTGAAATTTCTGAAGTACTCATGAGAAAAAAAATGAATAAGCAAATTAAAAAATTAAAAAATCATTACATCGTATGTGGGGTTGAAGGGGTTGGCTTTCACATTATTAAAGAGTTGGCGGAAACAAAGCGCACGAGCGTCATCATTGACGTCAATAGAGCGCACATTGACAAATTAGTGGATGTTTTTCATGACCAATTATTCATGATGGGCGATGCCAGCGACAGTGATGTGTTAATGGCCTGCGGCATTAACGAGGCAGTGGGCCTTTTTGCGATTACAGGGGATGACAATGAAAACCTTGTGATAAGCCTCACGGCTAAACAGCTGAACCCTCGCCTTCGTGTCGTTGCCAATTGTCATGATCTTAAGAATGCGGAGAAAATGAAAATGGCGGGTGCTGATGCGGTGGTCTCTCCCAGTTACATCGGCGGCATGCGTATGGCATCGGAAATGATCCGTTCCACGGCGGTGTCCTTTTTAGATACCATGCTCAGGGACAGAGAAAAAAACTTACGCGTTGAAGAGTTCACCGTTCATGAGGCCTGGTTTGACCACGCCATTGGAAGTTTAAATTTCAAACAATATCCCAGCCTGCTGCTATTAGCCGTTAAAACAGAAGGGACCTGGATTTATAACCCCTCGCCTGATTATGTGCTGAAAGCAGGGGATACGTTGATTTTTATGATCACGCCGGAGGAGAGGGGGGAATTGGAGGCGGTTTTAAAAACAGATTCGCACTCTTAGCAAGGTAATGATGGAGTCTGGGCTGAATTTAAATCAATCCCGTTACTGAAGGTTTCCACTCTGTTATTGGTTGCCGGTTAACCTCTTTAAGAGAGTTGTTGAAGATAATGTTTGAGTTTTCCCCCCCATCGGTATACAATTGCACTGAAAATATTCATATTGAACAATCCCATTCAATCCCCATTTGCTCGCTACAACAGGACATTCCATGAGTTTTGCATCCCTAGGCTTAATTGAGCCTTTAACCAATGCCGTGAAGGTATTAGGCTATGACCAACCCTCCGCCATTCAGGCTAAAGCCATCCCTGAAATTTTGGTGGGCAACGATCTTTTAGCTTCCGCCCAGACAGGAACCGGTAAAACGGCCAGTTTTGTGTTGCCCATTCTGCAAAAGACCAGCGTAAAATCGCGTGCCAGAAGTAACCGTACCAAAGTATTGATTTTAACACCCACCCGCGAATTGGCGGCGCAGGTTCATGAGAGCATTGTGCAGTATGGCGCCAACATGTCGTTGCGTTCTGCGGTGGTCTTTGGCGGGGTAAAAATTAATCCTCAGATGATGCGTTTGCGTGCAGGGGTTGAGCTCCTGGTGGCGACACCCGGCCGCTTGTTGGACCTGCATCAACAAAACGCTATTCACTTTGATGAAGTGGACACCCTGGTGCTCGATGAAGCCGACCGCATGCTGGACATGGGCTTTATTCACGACATTAAGCGAATCATTAAATTATTACCGGAAAAACGCCAGAATCTGCTCTTTTCAGCCACCTTTTCCGATGAAATCCGCAAGCTGGTCAAAGGCATTCTTAATCGCCCGGTAGAAATTGAAGTGGCTCCGAGAAACGTCACGGCAGATGCCGTGAAGCAAGTCGTCCATCCGGTTGATAAAGGGCGAAAAAGCGAGTTATTAAGCCATTTGATTCACAGCAAAAAGTGGGGGCAAACCATTGTCTTTACCCGCACCAAACATGGCGCCAATAAACTGGTCAAACAATTGCAGACCTCAAACATTCATGCCCAGGCGATTCACGGCAATAAATCACAAGCTCAGCGCACCAAAGTGCTGGCAGAATTCAAATCCGGTGAATTACACATCCTGGTGGCCACGGACATCGCGGCCCGCGGGTTGGACATCGATCAGTTGCCCTGCGTGGTTAATTATGATTTACCGCAAGTGGCGGAAGATTACGTGCACCGCATCGGCAGAACGGGACGAGCCGGCGCCTCGGGGTTGGCGGTGTCTTTAGTCAGTGCCGATGAGATTAATCAACTTCAGTCTATCCAAAAATTAATCCAATGCAAACTGCAGCGTAAGGAGGTGGAAGGCTTCGAGCCGGAACATCATTTACCCACAGAGGTCATGGCCCGTCCCCCTGTAAAAAAGCCCAATGCGCCAAGACGTCAAGGGTTGAATGCAGCCGGCAGGCAGTCGCACTACCGTCAAGGTAAACCGCGAGCAGGCGCTCGGACGAAGGCTTGAATTCAATTGCTGTGAGCAGGATTGAATCAGTGGTTTTACTTATCCTTTAGGCAAGGCTAAAAACAATGAGCCGGCATGATTGATGGCATTCGCTTCCACGCCGGCCTGGTCGCCTTCGCCTTTATAGACATCCACATGGGCACCCACGATAGCCCCTCCTGTGTCTTGAGCTAAACACCAGGACGTTTTATTGTTGCAATGGTAAATAAAACTCATCCCCACTGGGATAACCTTGTGATCGGTGGCGCAGGAAGCATGAGGCGTCAGCGTGATGTTTTCAGAACCATAAGGGCCGCCTTCTTCTTTGGCAAAAAAGACATAGCTTTGATCGCGATTTCTCAAATTGTCGGCCTGATGAGGATGGAGACTATCGAGGTATTGACGAATCTGCTTTTCCGAAGCGGCGCTTTGCTTGATTTTTTGCGACACATTACAGCGTAATTTAGCTTCATCATGGCATTTGGGATCGTGGGCGCAACGCTCGATGGTCTCTAGGTTGCCGCCGCAGGTGGGATCCTGAGCGCATTGGACGATGCGGCCAAGCATGGTACGCGGCCTGCCGTTGGCTCCGGCGTAATTCACATGGAGGAATTTGCCATCCAGCACCAGGGAGCCAGAGCCTTCAACCATTAAAAAAGCCGGATCATTGGGATCTTTTACGTAGCCAATGATGTGTCTTTTGTCGAGGGCGCCGTGTTCAATTTCTTCTCGGTCGGGCACCACCGAATAGGTGCCGTTTTTATGTTTAAGACAAAATCCACGCGCCATGTTGGTCAGAGGATCGACGCCGCACAAGGGGCCTTTTAATTTCAATCGTTTACTTTCCAGGGCGGCATTGACTACACCCGGATTGCCGTAGATAGGGTATAAAAAGTCACCGCCCCGTTGACTGCGTGCTTCAATGGCCGCGGGGGCGTAATAAGCGGTGAACTGGAATTCCCCCTGCTTGAATCCGGCATGGTTTTCAGGCCAGCCTTCACTTTTATACCAGTCAAATTGCGTTTTAAGCGCCGAAACATAGGTTTTAAAGTTGCCATGGGCCGCTTTCGCCAGCGCGAGCATTTTTTGATTGGTACGAAGGCACCAATCCTGTCGGTTAAGTTGCCGGCCGGCAATGGTTATTCTTTGGAACTCACCGCGGCTTTTTTTGCAGTTTTTAATCTGGTGACTTAAGGCGCTAATCACTTCATCCATATTGCCCGCCAGGTTTGCAAAGGGGAGTTGCGAGGATGGAATTTTATGAAATTTAAAGCGCAGAACACCGGGCTCCCTGGCTGCCATTTTTTGCCGGGTGGTGTAGTCTGCAAACCGCCTGACATCCAGGCAGCGCTGGATTGCATCGGCTGGGAGTGCTGCGTCGGCGAGTAAACTGAACGTCATCAAGGCAAGAAATAAAACGGAACGATTCATGGTGTCCTTTCGTCGGTTATCGTTGGGCGTTGCCCACTCATTGACTTTGCGATAGGGAGAGTATACCGGCTGTTGGCGGGCCATTAAAGGAAAATAAAGACCAGCGGGTTACGCACGTGTCATCCGGCTTAACCAAGCCGCTTGAATTCAGGAAGTGGCTAAGCCTTGAATTAAAAACTCACGATCCATCGCGATGATGGATTGATGGATTGCGGGTTGTTGGGGTTGCCTGCCGTGTAATGCTGGCTCATCAGGCGGCTGGCTTTGCTATCAATTGACTGCCCTGGATATGGCTTTGCAGGCACTGCGCAACGCTCTTGCTGGAGCCTTGAGCACAGAAAGCCTTATCGAAATCATAATAGTTATTCATGGTACTGCTGTCAGGGTAACGTCGAATCAGCCGCCGCCGGAATAAGAAGGAGAAAAAAGGGGCGGCTGAGGATGACGCAACCTAGGGGGCGTGTCTCGCCCCACTTGTTGCTATAAACGCCGGCGTGCGATAATCAGACGATTCACTCCTTTTTCTGTAAGTCATGCACGCATTAAACATGATTCTGGCCAGTGCCTCACCAAGACGCCGTCACCTCTTGGAAACGCATGGTTTCACTGCGCGGGTAATGCCCGCTGACATAGAAGAAATACCGCAGCCGAATGAAACGGCGAAAGCCTACGTGACTCGTCTGGCGAAAGAGAAAGCCGAGGCTGTTTTATCGCGGATAGCAATCAACGAAGCCGATCTGATTCTGGCGGCAGATACAACCGTGGCTTATCAGAACCACATTCTGGAAAAGCCCCGTGATGCAAACGACGCTTATACCATGCTGCAGAAACTAAGCGGTAAAACCCACGAAGTCCATACAGGCTATGCCCTTGTTTTTTTACCCGCCAAACGCTGGATCGTTGATTGCGTAACCACCACCATTACCTTCCATACCCTGACTGAAAAGCAGATACATCAGTATATTGATTCTGGCGATCCCTTCGATAAGGCGGGAGCGTACGGGATACAGACTGTGCGCGATACCTTTGTGAAAGAAATCAGAGGCTCTTACTACAATGTCATGGGGCTGCCCATTGAGGACATTCTGCAAAAAATGCCCCCGCCGATCCCCAGAGTGTAATCGAGATGAAAATCAACTGCCCAACGCCGCCATGACAGCCTGTTTCTGTTCCCCGCTTAAGGTGGTCAACGGCAGGGTGGCTTTGCCTAATACGGAATACAACTCGTGCAGAACGCCGGTTAAGGCCAGCAGGTGATTGGTTATCGTTCCCGTATCGGCGCGTGTTATGGGGCCTGTCAGAGAAGCGCGCGGCGATTGAGTATGGTTTAAATTGGCCAGCGTGCCTTGCATTAAGTTCAAAACAGCCCCCACCGCCACGGTTTCATCGATTCCCGCGTTGCTCAGACAGGACAAGGCCTGGCTGAACAGGGTAACCAGGTAGTTTGAAGCGAAAACCCCGGCGGCATGATAAAGCGGCTTTTTCGTTTTATCGATGGCAAAGACAATGGCGCCTAAGGCTTGCAATTGATCAGTAAGCGCGCTGATGGCAGGCACATCCCCTTCCACCGCACAGTAAGTGCCGCTAAATTCGTGCACGCTGAGTGCGGGTTTAGCGAAGCTGCGCATGGGGTGGATACTGGCCGTATAACAGCCTTTTACCCGCAACGCATCGAGG
This region of Legionella taurinensis genomic DNA includes:
- a CDS encoding Rossmann-like and DUF2520 domain-containing protein, whose product is MAVINIIGAGRVGQTLAWLLSRQKGIEIGFVCNQTEASARAALQFIGQGKYCPAIEELPPADMTFITTPDSSIAAASAALSQSDLKPGGIVVHCSGALTSNALDALRVKGCYTASIHPMRSFAKPALSVHEFSGTYCAVEGDVPAISALTDQLQALGAIVFAIDKTKKPLYHAAGVFASNYLVTLFSQALSCLSNAGIDETVAVGAVLNLMQGTLANLNHTQSPRASLTGPITRADTGTITNHLLALTGVLHELYSVLGKATLPLTTLSGEQKQAVMAALGS
- a CDS encoding DEAD/DEAH box helicase translates to MSFASLGLIEPLTNAVKVLGYDQPSAIQAKAIPEILVGNDLLASAQTGTGKTASFVLPILQKTSVKSRARSNRTKVLILTPTRELAAQVHESIVQYGANMSLRSAVVFGGVKINPQMMRLRAGVELLVATPGRLLDLHQQNAIHFDEVDTLVLDEADRMLDMGFIHDIKRIIKLLPEKRQNLLFSATFSDEIRKLVKGILNRPVEIEVAPRNVTADAVKQVVHPVDKGRKSELLSHLIHSKKWGQTIVFTRTKHGANKLVKQLQTSNIHAQAIHGNKSQAQRTKVLAEFKSGELHILVATDIAARGLDIDQLPCVVNYDLPQVAEDYVHRIGRTGRAGASGLAVSLVSADEINQLQSIQKLIQCKLQRKEVEGFEPEHHLPTEVMARPPVKKPNAPRRQGLNAAGRQSHYRQGKPRAGARTKA
- the katG gene encoding catalase/peroxidase HPI; protein product: MDTTPINTTSKCPALHGILSTGHASFDWWPENLNFDILHQQDTQTNPMGKHFNYREEVKKLNFEELKKDLLALMTDSQSWWPADWGHYGGLMIRMSWHAAGSYRIADGRGGAGTGGQRFAPLNSWPDNVNLDKARRLLWPIKRKYGNRLSWADLIVFAGTVAYESMGLKTFGFGFGREDIWHPEKHIYWGSEKEWLGTERYADDTRESLENALAAVQMGLVYVNPEGVGGHPDPLRTAQDVRITFRRMAMNDEETVALTAGGHTVGKCHGNGDPQHLGPAPEAANVDDQGLGWLGGMGRYAVTSGLEGAWTTHPTQWDNGYFYLLLTYDWELKKSPAGAWQWEPINIKEEDKPVDVADPAIRHNPIMTDADMAMKKDPVYRQIAERFYKDPAYFSEVFARAWFKLTHRDMGPKARYIGPYVPTEDLIWQDPVPAGNKAYDVAAVKEKIRASALSIGDMVSTAWDSARTFRGSDKRGGANGARIRLAPQKDWEGNEPHRLAKVLTVLEGIAAETGASVADVIVLAGNVGIEQAAQAAGFDITVPFAPGRGDATDAMTDVDSFAVLEPLHDGYRNWLKEESPVRPEELLLNQTQLLGLTAPEMTVLVGGMRVLGTNYNNTRHGVLTEREGVLTTDFFVNLTDMAYTWKPAGPHLYEIRDRKTGTLKWTATRVDLVFGSNSILRAYVEVYAQDDNKEKFVHDFVAAWTKVMNADRFDLISC
- a CDS encoding MltA domain-containing protein, with translation MNRSVLFLALMTFSLLADAALPADAIQRCLDVRRFADYTTRQKMAAREPGVLRFKFHKIPSSQLPFANLAGNMDEVISALSHQIKNCKKSRGEFQRITIAGRQLNRQDWCLRTNQKMLALAKAAHGNFKTYVSALKTQFDWYKSEGWPENHAGFKQGEFQFTAYYAPAAIEARSQRGGDFLYPIYGNPGVVNAALESKRLKLKGPLCGVDPLTNMARGFCLKHKNGTYSVVPDREEIEHGALDKRHIIGYVKDPNDPAFLMVEGSGSLVLDGKFLHVNYAGANGRPRTMLGRIVQCAQDPTCGGNLETIERCAHDPKCHDEAKLRCNVSQKIKQSAASEKQIRQYLDSLHPHQADNLRNRDQSYVFFAKEEGGPYGSENITLTPHASCATDHKVIPVGMSFIYHCNNKTSWCLAQDTGGAIVGAHVDVYKGEGDQAGVEANAINHAGSLFLALPKG
- a CDS encoding Maf family protein, which encodes MHALNMILASASPRRRHLLETHGFTARVMPADIEEIPQPNETAKAYVTRLAKEKAEAVLSRIAINEADLILAADTTVAYQNHILEKPRDANDAYTMLQKLSGKTHEVHTGYALVFLPAKRWIVDCVTTTITFHTLTEKQIHQYIDSGDPFDKAGAYGIQTVRDTFVKEIRGSYYNVMGLPIEDILQKMPPPIPRV
- a CDS encoding potassium channel family protein, with product MMAIKINIYSKKVKKFVYAGIALASVLTLGTVGYWFIGQGDYSLVDCFYMTFITIATIGYSEVIDLDNNALGRLFTVFIALSGIGVATYIITNLTAFMVDVEISEVLMRKKMNKQIKKLKNHYIVCGVEGVGFHIIKELAETKRTSVIIDVNRAHIDKLVDVFHDQLFMMGDASDSDVLMACGINEAVGLFAITGDDNENLVISLTAKQLNPRLRVVANCHDLKNAEKMKMAGADAVVSPSYIGGMRMASEMIRSTAVSFLDTMLRDREKNLRVEEFTVHEAWFDHAIGSLNFKQYPSLLLLAVKTEGTWIYNPSPDYVLKAGDTLIFMITPEERGELEAVLKTDSHS
- the fusA gene encoding elongation factor G, whose protein sequence is MADLNLYRNIGIFAHVDAGKTTTTERILKLTGRIHKMGEVHEGESTTDFMEQEAERGITIQSAAVSCFWKGTRFNIIDTPGHVDFTVEVYRSLKVLDGGIGVFCGSGGVEPQSETNWRYANNSKVARLIFVNKLDRIGANFLKVTEQIKKVLGANPLIMTLPIGIEENFVGVVDLLTRKAYVWDETGQPENYSVTDVPADMHDDVETYRAQLIETALEMDDELLMGYLEGVEPSIEEIKRCIRIGTRELAFFPTYCGSAFKNKGMQLLLDAVVDYLPAPHEVNPQPLTNAEGEPNGEFALVSPDEPFRALAFKIMDDRFGALTFVRIYSGKLNKGDTILNSFTGKTERVGRMVEMQANERNELQSAEAGDIIAIVGMKNVRTGHTLCDPNHECTLEAMVFPEPVISIAVSPKDKGSTEKMSIAIGKMVAEDPTFRVETDEDSGETILRGMGELHLDIKVDILKRTYDVELIVGQPQVAYRETITKSIQDSYTHKKQSGGAGQYGKIDYTIEPGEPNSGFTFLTSVVGGNVPKEFFPAIEKGFRSMMGTGPLAGFPVLDVVINLTDGAYHAVDSSAIAFEIAAKGAFRQSMPKAGPQLLEPIMKVDVYSTEEDVGNVIGDLNRRRGMISGQEPSAAGVRIKADVPLSEMFGYISTLRTLTSGRGQFSMEFSHYAPCPTSVAEAVIAKEKEKKAALAK